A single Montipora foliosa isolate CH-2021 chromosome 7, ASM3666993v2, whole genome shotgun sequence DNA region contains:
- the LOC138009989 gene encoding uncharacterized protein has product MYEVQTVTIEMGPEKLIRENGKGVWQEITLSESLQVQQKYHNAIYDRVDIDIIEYETETETDAAVTKIPLESNLASETASLSRVFFETDLADEIYESHVANSAPKPVKKKSIFSLKSGYGNLVNEDNEEVIYDDVAAVTSAKDARRNSMGDFAPGENVDEGIYEDVTLVTSAQDAQKDKMKLGAEKNGNICDDVIPEKTPGDKTRMDDIFSQDNKIFGFDRVNTLPSRGNTKKRSNRGRNTLPNGKPSMRHQRKEQSLAGRSFPFSLFY; this is encoded by the exons ATGTACGAGGTGCAGACAGTTACTATAGAGATGGGGCCAGAAAAATTAATTCGGGAAAATGGGAAAGGAGTATGGCAGGAAATTACCTTGTCCGAATCACTACAAGTACAACAAAAATACCACAATGCTATATACGACAGAGTGGATATCGATATCATTGAATATGAAACAGAAACAGAGACAGATGCGGCTGTGACTAAGATACCATTAGAGAGCAATTTAGCTAGCGAGACGGCATCCCTCAGCCGTGTGTTCTTTGAAACAGATCTGGCAGACGAAATTTATGAATCCCATGTTGCTAATAGTGCACCTAAGCCAGTCAAGAAGAAGAGCATTTTCAGTTTAAAATCTGGATACGGAAATCTTGTTAATGAAGACAACGAAGAAGTCATTTACGATGATGTTGCTGCTGTAACGAGTGCAAAAGACGCACGAAGGAATAGCATGGGTGACTTTGCGCCTGGCGAAAATGTCGATGAAGGAATCTACGAAGATGTTACTCTTGTTACAAGTGCTCAAGATGCACAGAAGGATAAAATGAAGCTTGGGGCTGAGAAAAACGGCAATATCTGTGACGATGTTATTCCAGAAAAGACACCTGGTGACAAAACAAGGATGGACGACATTTTCTCTCAGGATAACAAG ATATTTGGGTTTGATCGTGTGAATACACTTCCAAGTAGAGGCAACACGAAGAAACGAAGTAACCGTGGAAGAAACACACTCCCAAACGGAAAACCTTCAATGCGACACCAAAGGAAAGAGCAGTCACTCGCGGGAAGGtcatttcctttttctttgttttattaa